A window of the Dermatophagoides farinae isolate YC_2012a chromosome 2, ASM2471394v1, whole genome shotgun sequence genome harbors these coding sequences:
- the LOC124499511 gene encoding multidrug resistance-associated protein 1: MNHTSSNLNIENLFTSICKTKFWDHEQFWNTNRPSLTPCFLNTALVWPPIVFIWINLPYTIYDYRNSDRPPIPLNRFNVMRMLVAILMTIIELAHAIHVVVYRFFDDTVIDNTYVSTAHILSLWLTFSGYLLLIVYLHLQRKHGFVNGGVVWFYMLVTVVFNISTIPFALKYRPFEHWIYLPIKLSTQIMLLIFCSFSDRNPLENERKIIESKIHHCPRDSSSIPSRLIFRWFSPLVSLGWSRPLTSDDLWVSRQHDSCKYLMNLFYKFAKTNKSKQNNVESSSKQQSSIKNGQIDNCIVDDRNDEQKAHRALKCNLWTILSKMFWKYLLFPAIGRLLTDLLQLANPIILKSLIEYTTSNDTRLWHGILYSMGFFLINMMQSWSSVYQQHRFSILSLRIRSTLIGAIYRKSLVLATDSRKNYSTGDIVNLMAIDSQRFIDLVRFANFLWTSPIMIIIGFYLLYQEMGWSASGGFILMFLLIPLQGYITRKIKATQMKQMREKDQRLRAINELLNGIKVLKLYAWEKAFVQNLNQIRSIELKRIRMAGLITTMFVMVAITSPFMITFLVFAVYTKWYGMILTSKKAFVTIALFNLLRVPLSALPNMMTTLVLTIVSMKRINRFLNANELEDYVERRSLKTDAIHISQASFSWEQQQNNDDKQQPTLANIDVRIPKGRLVAIVGQVGSGKSSFLNAILGEMHKQNGSLAIDKDLRIAYVSQQAWIQNLTARENILFGRPFEQDRYDRVIKACALKTDFEMLGQGDQTEIGEKGINLSGGQKQRISIARACYSDADIFLFDDPLSAVDSHVGKHIFESVISSNQGLLREKTRILVTNALYVLPLVDEVILLKNGTIVATGSCQRLSKENEAFKELMENYHPSHAHEHQHQHHNTVKRQHSKIDDHHHHHQQRPKVLHRQFTTESLLSDTASISSISTIESLEEEEEDQKKINDNGKLIESESMETGHINWSVYKKFLNSLTKKWAILILFGYASYITSNGGANFWLSFWTDRVDREHHDHGYELWIYFGIGILQLVFISIGWCSIVMGCLRASRTLHERLLSSIVHAPMYFFDTTPLGRIMNRFSRDIDQLDNTMAMYIRMYMIHTMNVTATLFIVSFQTPIFLAFVVPFMIIYVLVQRFYVCTSRQLKRIESVSRSPIFTHFSETLNGVSTIKAYNADERFINESNQRVDRNFQCFYPCKVADCWLLIRLEFMANLLIFFASSIGILMKLINSDGNGLSGSEIGLSLSYALNITMSLNQAVRISAEVENNVVSVERIDEYINVQPEADWHKDDDDRLNENWPSNGSIQMDDYATRYRPGLDLVLKGINLQIKPGEKIGIVGRTGAGKSSLTLGLFRLIEAAQGRIMLDNVDISKLGLHKLRSRLTIIPQDPVLFMGTIRFNLDPFNQYSDQELWTCLELSHLKSFVSSLERGLDHQVSEAGDNLSVGQRQLFCLTRALLRRTNVLILDEATAAVDFETDSLIQTTIRKEFSKCTILTIAHRLNTIMDSNRVLVLDAGNIAEFDTPKSLLSNRSSIFSSLAKDAGITHYSFDSKKY; encoded by the exons atgaatcataCATCGTCCAAtttaaatattgaaaatcttttcaCATCAATttgtaaaacaaaattctgg gatcATGAACAATTCTGGAATACCAATCGACCATCATTGACACCTTGTTTTTTGAATACAGCATTAGTATGGCCTCCGATCGTATTCATATGGATTAATTTACCATATACAATATATGATTATCGAAATTCTGATCGGCCACCAATACCATTAAATCGTTTCAATGTTATGAGAATGTTGGTGGCCATTCTCATGACCATTATTGAATTAGCACATGCCATTCATGTGGttgtttatcgatttttcGATGATACTGTAATCGACAACACCTATGTTAGTACAGCACacatattatcattatggttAACATTTTCCGGTTATCTTTTGCTCATCGTTTATTTACATCTGCAACGTAAACATGGTTTTGTTAATGGTGGTGTCGTATGGTTCTATATGCTTGTTACCGTTGTGTTCAATATTTCCACCATACCATTTGCATTGAAATATCGACCATTTGAACATTGGATTTATCTTCCTATCAAACTTTCAACACAAATTATGCTATTgattttctgttcatttaGTGATCGTAATCCATTggaaaatgaacgaaaaattattgaatcaaaaatccaCCATTGTCCAcgtgattcatcatcaataccaTCAAGATTAATTTTTCGTTGGTTCAGTCCACTTGTATCATTAGGTTGGAGTCGTCCATTAACTTCGGATGATTTATGGGTTTCTCGTCAACATGATTCATGTAAATATCTAATGAATTTATTCTATAAATTTgctaaaacaaacaaatcgaaacaaaataatgtcGAATCGTCgtcaaaacaacaatcaagcATTAAGAATGGccaaattgataattgtatcgttgatgatcgaaatgatgaacaaaaagcTCATCGTGCTTTGAAATGTAATCTTTGGACAATTCTAAGTAAAATGTTTTGGAAATATCTACTATTTCCAGCTATTGGACGTCTTTTAACCGATCTACTTCAATTGGCTAATCCAATCatattgaaatcattaaTTGAATATACAACCAGTAATGATACACGATTATGGCATGGTATATTGTATTCGATGggattttttctcatcaacaTGATGCAAAGTTGGTCCTCCGTTTATCAGCAGCATcgattttctattttatcaTTACGGATTCGTTCTACCCTGATCGGTGCCATCTATCGTAAATCACTTGTATTAGCAACAGATTCACGTAAAAATTATAGTACCGGTGATATTGTCAATCTGATGGCAATCGATTCACAACGTTTTATTGATCTTGTTCGTTTTGCAAATTTTCTATGGACATCaccgataatgattattatcggattttatttattatatcaaGAAATGGGCTGGTCAGCATCAGGTGGTTTCATATTGATGTTTCTGCTAATACCATTACAAGGTTATATAACACGTAAAATAAAAGCaacacaaatgaaacaaatgcgAGAAAAAGATCAAAGACTTCGAGctataaatgaattattgaatggTATAAAAGTGTTAAAACTTTATGCATGGGAAAAAGCATTCGTCcagaatttgaatcaaatccgatcaattgaattgaaacgaATACGTATGGCCGGATTAATTACCACAATGTTTGTTATGGTAGCGATTACATCACCATTTATGATTACATTTCTTGTGTTTGCCGTCTACACAAAATGGTATGGAATGATTTTGACATCGAAAAAAGCATTCGTTACGATTGCattgttcaatttattaCGTGTTCCATTATCAGCATTGCCCAATATGATGACAACATTGGTTCTT ACAATCGTATCAATGAAACGAATAAATCGTTTTCTAAACGCTAATGAATTGGAAGATTATGTTGAACGTCGTTCATTGAAAACGGATGCAATACATATATCGCAGGCATCATTTTCTtgggaacaacaacagaataatgatgataaacaacagCCTACATTGGCCAATATTGATGTTCGGATTCCCAAAGGACGATTAGTCGCAATCGTTGGACAAGTTGGTTCcggaaaatcatcatttttaaatgcAATACTTGGTGAAATGCATAAACAAAATGGTTCATTAGCTATTGATAAAGATCTACGTATTGCCTACGTTTCACAACAAGCATGGATTCAAAATCTTACAGCAAGAGAAAATATTCTATTCGGTCGGCCATTTGAACAAGATCGATATGATCGTGTTATAAAAGCATGTGCATTGAAAACTGATTTTGAAATGCTTGGACAAGGTGATCAAACTGAAATCGGTGAAAAAGGTATTAATCTTTCTGGTGGTCAAAAACAACGTATTAGTATTGCACGTGCTTGCTATTCTGATGCCGATATCTTTCTATTTGATGATCCACTTTCAGCTG tTGATAGCCATGTTGGAAAACATATATTTGAATCGGTAATTAGTTCAAATCAAGGTTTATTGCGTGAAAAAACACGTATTTTAGTCACAAATGCATTGTATGTTTTACCATTGGTTGATGAagtaattttattgaaaaacgGTACAATAGTTGCCACTGGAAGTTGTCAACGATTATCTAAAGAAAATGAAGCATTTAAAGAATTAATGGAGAATTATCATCCATCGCATGCACatgaacatcaacatcaacatcacaatACTGTTAAGCGACaacattcaaaaattgatgatcatcatcatcatcaccaacaacgTCCAAAAGTATTACATCGACAATTTACAACCGAATCATTACTGTCGGATACGGCatccatttcatcaattaGTACCATAGAATCATTAGAAGAAGAGGAAGaagaccagaaaaaaatcaatgataatggaaaattaattgaatccGAATCAATGGAAACTGGTCATATTAATTGGTCAGTgtataaaaaatttctgaattcattgacaaaaaaatgggCCATTCTCATACTGTTTGGTTACGCATCATATATCACATCAAATGGTGGTGCAAATTTTTGGCTCTCATTCTGGACTGATCGTGTAGATCGTGAACATCATGATCACGGTTATGAACTGTGGATTTATTTTGGCATCGGTATTCTACAATTGGTATTCATATCGATTGGTTGGTGTTCAATTGTAATGGGTTGTCTACGTGCTTCACGTACATTACATGAACGTCTATTATCAAGTATTGTACATGCAccaatgtatttttttgatacaaCACCATTAGGACGTATTATGAATCGATTTAGTCGtgatattgatcaattggaTAACACGATGGCCATGTATATAAG aatGTACATGATTCATACAATGAATGTTACCGCCACATTATTTATCGTATCGTTTCAAACACCAATATTTTTGGCGTTTGTTGTTCCATTTATGATCATCTATGTTCTTGTACAACGTTTTTATGTTTGTACTAGCCGTCAATTGAAACGCATTGAATCAGTATCACGTTCACCAATATTTACACATTTCTCCGAAACATTAAATGGTGTATCAACGATCAAGGCATATAATGCTGATGAACGTTtcattaatgaatcaaatcaacgtgttgatcgaaattttcaatgtttttatcCATGTAAAGTTGCTGATTGTTGGCTATTGATTCGTTTGGAATTCATGgcgaatttattgatttttttcgcatCATCCATTGGAATATTGATGAAACTGATAAATAGTGATGGAAATGGCCTAAGTGGTAGCGAAATTGGtctttcattatcatatgcATTGAATATAACAATGTCATTGAATCAAGCGGTAAGAATATCGGCTGAAGTTGAAAACAATGTCGTCTCGGTTGAACgtattgatgaatatatcaATGTTCAACCTGAAGCCGATTGgcataaagatgatgatgatcgtttgaACGAAAATTGGCCATCCAATGGATCAATACAAATGGATGATTATGCTACTCGTTATCGTCCAGGTTTAGATCTTGTACTTAAAGGTATTAATCTACAGATTAAACCAGGTGAAAAAATAGGTATCGTTGGTCGTACTGGTGCtggaaaatcatcattaacactGGGAttatttcgattgattgaagcCGCCCAAGGTAGAATTATGCTTGATAATGTGGATATCTCTAAACTTGGATTACAC aaATTACGTTCACGTCTAACAATCATACCACAAGATCCGGTACTATTCATGGGTACTATTCGTTTCAATTTGGatccattcaatcaatatagtGATCAAGAATTATGGACGTGTTTGGAATTATCACATCtaaaatcatttgtttcatcattagaaCGAGGTCTTGATCATCAAGTTAGTGAAGCTGGTGATAATCTTTCCGTTGGTCAACGgcaattattttgtttgaccCGTGCATTGTTACGTCGTACAAACGTACTGATATTGGATGAAGCAACAGCGGCCGTTGATTTTGAAACTGATTCATTAATACAGACAACAATCAGGAAAGAATTTTCCAAATGTACAATATTAACAATTGCACATCGTCTAAATACAATCATGGATTCAAATCGTGTATTAGTATTGGATGCCGGTAATATTGCTGAATTTGATACgccaaaatcattattatcgaatcgttcatcaatattttcatcattagcTAAAGATGCTGGCATTACACATTATTCGTTTGATagtaaaaaatattaa